In Opitutaceae bacterium TAV5, one genomic interval encodes:
- a CDS encoding glycoside hydrolase family 4 yields MSNKKPKIVIIGAGSLFFGRKAVWSMNHLPGLKGGTLSLVDTDPANLDRMVRLARLAADTSGSGTTVEGFADFREALPGADYVVLSFAVRNAHYRRIDCRISAKYGIRMCSGDTIGPGGVFRAMREFPHILEIARAVEEICPEAWLINYINPSAIMGIGLMRHSRAKSFALCDSHHLPHKKLSYLKLLGRDEAEAADLDLRIAGVNHFTWMLRAELKGRDVLPDIREAFRAKAAGEKDSGYSKGRFNNFITAQLADVFGAVPTLTGHTKEYVPYYQGRAAIQEPIPPLSVFDCDERDEKTAAMWTEVDAYISGAKPMDEFHAGNGPDHATDIINTMVTEDGRNYFINRANSGCTGGGERPVGNLPGDAFLELECRLDRHGPRPLPVGDFPLGLRALQMQILDVHELTIEAIVKRDRGLLVRALAMDPLVNSIATAKAVIDELFEAQKEVLPGWPDQTDADASFAPAHAAAGNAPQLY; encoded by the coding sequence ATGAGCAACAAAAAACCTAAAATCGTCATTATCGGAGCCGGCAGCCTCTTCTTCGGACGCAAGGCCGTCTGGTCCATGAACCACCTTCCCGGCCTCAAGGGCGGGACGCTTTCCCTCGTGGACACCGACCCGGCCAATCTCGACCGCATGGTGCGGCTGGCGCGCCTCGCCGCCGACACCTCCGGCTCCGGCACCACCGTCGAGGGCTTCGCGGATTTCCGCGAGGCGCTGCCCGGCGCGGACTACGTGGTGCTCAGCTTCGCCGTGCGCAACGCCCACTACCGCCGCATCGATTGCCGGATTTCCGCCAAATACGGCATCCGCATGTGTTCGGGCGACACCATCGGGCCGGGCGGCGTGTTTCGCGCCATGCGCGAGTTCCCCCACATCCTCGAGATCGCCCGCGCGGTGGAGGAGATCTGCCCCGAGGCATGGTTGATCAACTACATCAACCCCTCGGCCATCATGGGCATCGGGCTCATGCGCCACTCCCGGGCGAAGTCCTTTGCCCTTTGCGATTCGCACCACCTGCCGCACAAGAAGCTCAGTTACCTCAAGCTCCTCGGGCGGGACGAGGCGGAGGCGGCGGACCTCGACCTGCGCATCGCCGGCGTCAATCACTTCACCTGGATGCTGCGCGCCGAACTCAAGGGCCGCGACGTGCTCCCCGACATCCGCGAAGCCTTCCGCGCGAAAGCCGCCGGCGAGAAGGACTCGGGCTATTCCAAGGGCCGGTTCAACAACTTCATCACCGCGCAACTGGCCGACGTCTTCGGCGCGGTGCCCACCCTGACCGGCCACACCAAGGAATACGTGCCCTATTACCAAGGCCGCGCCGCCATCCAGGAACCGATCCCGCCGCTCTCCGTCTTCGACTGCGACGAGCGCGACGAAAAAACCGCCGCCATGTGGACCGAAGTGGACGCCTACATTTCCGGCGCGAAGCCGATGGACGAGTTTCACGCGGGCAACGGCCCCGACCACGCCACCGACATCATCAACACGATGGTCACGGAGGACGGGCGCAACTACTTCATCAACCGCGCCAACTCCGGCTGCACCGGGGGCGGCGAACGCCCCGTCGGCAACCTGCCCGGCGACGCCTTCCTGGAGCTGGAATGCCGGCTCGATCGCCACGGCCCGCGTCCGCTGCCGGTGGGGGATTTCCCCCTTGGGCTGCGGGCGCTCCAGATGCAAATCCTCGATGTGCACGAGCTGACGATCGAAGCGATTGTGAAACGCGACCGCGGCCTGCTCGTGCGAGCGCTGGCGATGGACCCGCTGGTCAACTCGATCGCCACGGCAAAGGCGGTGATCGACGAGCTTTTCGAGGCGCAGAAAGAGGTGCTCCCCGGCTGGCCGGACCAGACGGACGCCGACGCCTCCTTCGCTCCCGCCCATGCCGCCGCCGGCAATGCGCCGCAGCTCTACTAG
- a CDS encoding FAD-dependent pyridine nucleotide-disulfide oxidoreductase translates to MSSPLQRHELETTCLVIGGGPAGYGAALAALRGGCPTLLAERHGYLGGMGTAAGLSCHLNHRAGGHDIAGGIYREFVQAQARLGAHYYDAHTQADFFEPETCKRVMETRILDAGGSLLFHALLTAVRRESAASDARWLVDFACKGATVRVRARYLIDATGDADAAALAGARLTHGRRSDGKTQPMSMVVQLGGFDPTAWRAAGHRLVAGRYAVEGDHFAAEIARARAAGAWTIPRTEIAMFWSMPADPTRVTVNGTRINGLSACNPLDTARAEIEGRRQAGELLSFFRNYIPGFASAFLLQTGPQIGVRESRRLVGRATLTEDDVRARAIPPESVVLCSYPIDVHAPEGNGTRFEKPDTAAGAHVYGIPWDCLLPEDADAFPDLAVAGRCISATHEAAGSFRVMPTCMSLGEAAGTAAALAHRDGCALHEISAARIRVSLAVARRATGAPPLEELFPIAPDASASPPILAFSD, encoded by the coding sequence GTGAGTAGTCCCCTGCAACGCCACGAACTGGAAACCACCTGCCTCGTCATCGGCGGAGGCCCCGCCGGCTACGGCGCGGCGCTGGCCGCCCTGCGCGGCGGCTGCCCCACCCTGCTGGCGGAGCGTCACGGCTACCTCGGCGGCATGGGCACGGCGGCCGGCCTGAGCTGCCACCTCAACCACCGCGCCGGCGGGCACGACATCGCCGGCGGTATTTACCGCGAATTCGTGCAGGCCCAGGCCCGCCTCGGCGCGCATTATTACGACGCCCACACGCAGGCTGATTTCTTCGAGCCGGAGACCTGCAAGCGCGTCATGGAAACCCGGATACTCGACGCGGGGGGATCGCTGCTTTTCCACGCCCTGCTCACCGCCGTCCGCCGGGAATCCGCCGCCAGCGACGCGCGCTGGCTCGTCGATTTCGCCTGCAAGGGCGCGACGGTCCGCGTCCGGGCCCGCTACCTGATCGACGCCACCGGCGACGCCGACGCCGCCGCCCTGGCCGGCGCGCGCCTGACCCACGGACGCCGCTCCGACGGCAAGACGCAGCCCATGTCGATGGTCGTGCAGCTCGGCGGCTTCGACCCGACTGCCTGGCGCGCCGCCGGTCACCGCCTCGTCGCCGGACGCTACGCCGTCGAAGGCGACCACTTTGCCGCCGAAATCGCTCGCGCCCGCGCCGCCGGAGCGTGGACCATTCCCCGCACCGAAATCGCCATGTTCTGGTCGATGCCCGCCGACCCCACCCGTGTCACCGTCAACGGCACCCGCATCAACGGCCTCAGCGCCTGCAATCCGCTCGACACCGCCCGCGCCGAGATCGAAGGCCGCCGCCAGGCCGGCGAGCTCCTGTCCTTTTTCCGCAACTACATCCCCGGCTTCGCCAGCGCCTTCCTCCTGCAAACCGGACCGCAGATCGGCGTCCGCGAAAGCCGCCGCCTCGTCGGCCGCGCTACCCTCACGGAGGACGACGTGCGCGCCCGCGCCATCCCGCCGGAAAGCGTCGTGCTCTGTTCCTACCCGATCGACGTCCATGCGCCCGAAGGCAACGGCACCCGTTTTGAAAAACCCGATACCGCCGCCGGCGCGCACGTTTACGGCATCCCGTGGGACTGCCTGCTCCCCGAGGACGCCGATGCGTTTCCCGATCTGGCCGTCGCGGGCCGGTGCATCAGCGCCACGCACGAGGCCGCGGGCAGCTTTCGCGTCATGCCCACCTGCATGAGCCTCGGTGAAGCCGCCGGCACCGCCGCCGCCCTCGCCCATCGCGATGGCTGCGCCCTGCACGAAATCAGCGCCGCCCGGATCCGCGTTTCCCTGGCCGTCGCCCGCCGCGCCACCGGTGCCCCGCCGCTGGAGGAACTGTTTCCCATTGCCCCCGATGCATCTGCCTCACCCCCTATTCTTGCCTTTTCGGACTGA